One SAR324 cluster bacterium genomic region harbors:
- a CDS encoding site-2 protease family protein, with translation MAGRMTVNPLAHLDIMGSLMLLMVGLGYAKPVPVNPRNFRYKHADTYVAAAGPAMNFLLTLVGGLLWIILDQLDLLQTSVFPVHVLLFWFMFINMNLCLFNLIPLGPLDGSYVLPYFLSPQTRRKYELWNLQYGTYLILGLFVFGMVLPGWSPFRWISILSRGMIGMIIS, from the coding sequence ATGGCAGGCAGAATGACAGTGAATCCTCTGGCTCATCTTGATATTATGGGGAGTCTGATGTTGCTGATGGTTGGTCTGGGCTATGCCAAACCAGTCCCGGTGAATCCAAGAAATTTTCGATACAAACATGCCGACACTTATGTGGCCGCGGCCGGACCCGCCATGAATTTTCTGCTGACCCTGGTTGGCGGACTGTTATGGATTATTCTCGACCAGCTTGATCTCCTGCAAACCAGCGTATTTCCCGTCCATGTACTCCTGTTCTGGTTCATGTTCATCAATATGAATTTGTGTCTGTTCAATCTGATTCCACTGGGACCACTGGATGGAAGCTATGTTCTACCTTATTTTCTTTCACCGCAAACACGCAGAAAATATGAACTGTGGAACCTTCAATATGGCACCTACCTGATTTTGGGATTGTTTGTCTTTGGCATGGTGTTGCCTGGTTGGAGTCCTTTCCGTTGGATCAGTATATTGAGTCGTGGAATGATCGGTATGATCATTTCATGA
- a CDS encoding HNH endonuclease, whose amino-acid sequence MYLMKNYIPEDLRRLVASRSGFRCEYCLIEESDTFLGCEVDHIISLKHGGITEADNLAYACTFCNRKKGSDIGSILWETGAFIRFFNPRKDRWEDHFRWEGFRIIPQSEIGEVTEQIIGFNHLDRILERKFGTFQKAIKVANSL is encoded by the coding sequence ATGTATCTTATGAAAAATTACATTCCTGAAGATTTACGTCGCTTGGTAGCTTCTCGTTCCGGTTTTAGGTGTGAGTATTGTTTGATTGAAGAATCTGATACATTTTTGGGATGTGAGGTGGATCATATCATTAGCCTCAAACATGGTGGAATTACAGAGGCTGACAACCTGGCTTATGCTTGTACATTCTGCAATCGCAAGAAAGGAAGTGATATAGGTTCAATACTCTGGGAAACAGGTGCATTTATTCGATTTTTTAATCCTCGTAAAGATCGTTGGGAGGATCATTTTAGATGGGAAGGTTTTCGAATTATACCACAAAGTGAAATAGGCGAAGTGACTGAACAAATTATTGGATTCAATCATCTTGACCGAATTCTTGAAAGAAAATTTGGCACCTTTCAAAAAGCCATCAAAGTAGCTAACAGTTTGTGA
- the tadA gene encoding Flp pilus assembly complex ATPase component TadA, with product MFDYHPVINVLVQKYKLPQESLNAIKDQLKEHRMQPMAIKDLLLKYKLTQEAVFQKAIAEFYELEYREHFEEIEISREFTDTIPIRYAKKFIFFPLRKDGFDLEVAVEDPSNFHPLDDLGRQFKCRIIPVVSHHQAIMDLINRAYDRNSGMADQVVDSLGKEESFESILGIDEPEDLLDATDEEPIKRLVNSIMWQAAKDEASDIHIGPTPKDSTVRFRIDGVLHLVTSFPRPAHVTVVNRIKVMSRLDIAQKGMPQDGRTMVLIAGRKVDIRVSTVPTVYGEKIVLRLLYQSDGLKPLSELGLSENILKYYNKFIHKNAGIILVTGPTGSGKTTTLYASLAQIDSNAKNVITIEDPVEYKMSGYSQIEINHKLGLSFAMALRSVLRQDPDVVMVGEMRDAETAQIAIQAALTGHLVFSTLHTNSAPATITRLIDMGIEPFLVSSTVLAVLAQRLVRRICEYCKETYDPHPEQLREVGISDEQLAAAGGKLYHGTGCSECRHTGYRGRVGIHELLMMNDKVKTAILDTSDANVIKRVGIEHGMISLRMNGCDKILLGLTTVEEILAITAED from the coding sequence ATGTTTGATTATCATCCCGTGATCAATGTTCTGGTTCAAAAATACAAGCTTCCGCAGGAATCCCTGAACGCTATCAAGGATCAGTTGAAAGAACACCGGATGCAGCCGATGGCCATCAAGGATCTTCTGCTCAAGTACAAACTCACGCAGGAAGCGGTGTTTCAAAAAGCCATTGCCGAGTTTTATGAACTGGAATACCGTGAACATTTTGAAGAAATCGAAATTTCCCGGGAATTCACTGACACCATTCCTATTCGTTACGCCAAAAAATTCATTTTTTTCCCATTGAGAAAAGATGGTTTTGACCTCGAAGTCGCAGTGGAAGATCCATCCAATTTTCATCCGCTCGATGACTTGGGGCGGCAGTTCAAATGCAGGATCATTCCCGTAGTCTCACACCATCAGGCCATCATGGACTTGATCAATCGGGCCTATGACCGAAACTCCGGAATGGCGGATCAGGTGGTGGACAGTCTGGGTAAGGAAGAATCGTTTGAAAGCATTCTCGGCATTGATGAACCTGAAGATCTGCTTGACGCAACCGATGAAGAGCCGATCAAACGACTGGTGAACAGCATCATGTGGCAGGCGGCCAAGGATGAAGCCAGTGACATCCATATCGGACCAACACCCAAGGATTCCACCGTAAGATTCCGGATTGACGGCGTATTACACCTTGTCACCAGTTTTCCACGCCCGGCGCATGTGACAGTGGTCAACCGGATCAAGGTCATGTCCCGACTGGATATTGCCCAGAAAGGCATGCCGCAGGACGGACGGACAATGGTGTTGATCGCGGGTCGCAAGGTCGATATCCGGGTATCAACCGTTCCGACAGTTTATGGGGAAAAAATCGTGTTGCGTCTGCTGTATCAGAGCGATGGTTTGAAACCGCTGAGTGAGTTGGGACTTTCCGAAAATATTTTGAAATATTACAATAAATTCATCCATAAAAACGCGGGAATTATTCTTGTGACCGGACCGACGGGAAGTGGAAAAACAACCACGCTCTACGCCTCACTGGCCCAGATTGACAGCAACGCGAAAAACGTCATCACGATTGAAGATCCGGTGGAATACAAAATGTCCGGCTACAGTCAGATTGAAATCAATCACAAACTGGGTCTGAGTTTCGCAATGGCTCTCCGTTCTGTCTTACGTCAGGATCCGGATGTAGTGATGGTCGGTGAGATGCGTGATGCTGAAACTGCCCAGATCGCGATTCAGGCAGCACTCACCGGACACCTCGTTTTCAGCACTCTGCACACCAACAGTGCTCCGGCCACCATCACCCGTCTCATTGACATGGGGATTGAGCCGTTTCTGGTGTCATCGACCGTACTTGCTGTTCTGGCACAGCGGCTGGTTCGGCGTATTTGTGAATATTGCAAGGAAACCTATGATCCCCACCCTGAACAATTGCGGGAAGTGGGAATTTCTGATGAGCAACTTGCGGCGGCAGGTGGAAAACTATATCATGGAACAGGGTGTAGTGAATGTCGCCATACCGGCTATCGGGGGCGAGTTGGAATTCATGAACTCTTGATGATGAATGACAAGGTCAAAACCGCGATTCTCGATACCAGCGATGCCAACGTGATCAAACGTGTGGGCATTGAACACGGGATGATATCGTTGAGAATGAACGGGTGTGACAAAATTCTGCTGGGGTTAACCACCGTGGAAGAAATCCTGGCGATTACCGCTGAAGATTAA